A genomic window from Desulfosporosinus sp. Sb-LF includes:
- the citF gene encoding citrate lyase subunit alpha codes for MKTILGRELPEYIDGYGEVKPFQGAFSDGGIKTRKAVKLISVLPSDLKVLGNLEEALDRLNIKDGMTISFHHHLRNGDHVLNMVVEGLAKRGVKDLTVAASSIFPIHEPLVGHIENGVVTGLVSNYISGPVAEAVSKGKLKKPAIMQTHGGRARAIESGDLHIDVAFLAAPTADTYGNINGVYGDAACGTLGYAISDAAYADKTIAITDNLVPFPACPIQISQVFVDYVVQVESIGDPGGIVSGTTKITKDPVALIIAKKAAEVIKASGLVKDGMSFQTGAGGTSLAVAAELRNIMLREGVVGSFASGGVTGQLVEMLEEGLFKTLLDVQCFDLKAINSYRNNSTHQAMSASMYGNPHTKGAVVNCLDIMILGATEIDTEFNVNVTTGSNGVIMGGSGGHSDTAAGSKLSIVVTNLMKSRLPIIKDQVTTITTPGESIDVVVTERGIAVNPRRADLIEKLRNTNLPLVTIDELKTMAEKITGVPKGVQALEKIVAVVEYRDGSVIDVVRQVKDVRSYGRD; via the coding sequence ATTAAAACAATATTAGGTCGAGAACTTCCAGAGTATATTGATGGGTATGGAGAGGTTAAACCCTTTCAAGGCGCTTTTAGTGATGGAGGCATAAAGACCAGGAAAGCCGTGAAGCTGATAAGCGTGCTCCCTAGTGATCTAAAAGTTTTAGGAAATTTAGAGGAGGCTCTAGATAGGTTAAACATTAAAGATGGTATGACTATTTCGTTTCACCACCACTTAAGAAATGGAGATCATGTCTTAAATATGGTCGTGGAGGGATTGGCTAAAAGAGGAGTAAAGGACTTAACCGTTGCCGCGAGCTCAATTTTCCCAATTCATGAACCCCTAGTAGGGCACATTGAAAATGGAGTCGTTACTGGTCTAGTATCAAACTACATATCGGGTCCCGTGGCGGAAGCAGTATCGAAGGGCAAATTGAAAAAACCTGCCATCATGCAAACCCATGGCGGACGGGCAAGAGCTATAGAAAGTGGGGATTTGCATATTGATGTGGCCTTTCTAGCAGCACCCACTGCAGATACCTATGGTAACATAAATGGAGTTTATGGTGATGCTGCATGTGGCACGTTAGGTTATGCTATTTCAGATGCAGCGTATGCCGATAAAACAATTGCTATAACCGATAATTTGGTGCCCTTCCCAGCCTGCCCGATTCAAATTAGCCAAGTTTTTGTCGATTACGTTGTTCAAGTTGAATCGATTGGAGACCCAGGGGGTATTGTTTCGGGGACCACTAAAATCACGAAGGATCCCGTGGCGCTTATCATAGCTAAAAAGGCAGCTGAGGTGATTAAGGCATCTGGTTTAGTTAAGGATGGTATGTCTTTTCAAACTGGAGCAGGCGGAACCTCTCTGGCAGTTGCCGCAGAGCTTAGGAATATTATGCTGCGTGAAGGTGTAGTGGGAAGCTTTGCTTCCGGTGGAGTCACCGGACAGCTTGTGGAAATGTTAGAAGAGGGACTTTTTAAAACTCTGCTTGATGTTCAATGCTTTGATTTAAAAGCAATTAATTCGTATAGAAATAATTCAACCCACCAAGCTATGTCAGCCTCCATGTATGGAAATCCTCACACCAAGGGAGCGGTGGTTAACTGCCTGGACATCATGATCTTGGGAGCTACTGAAATTGACACCGAATTTAATGTAAATGTGACAACTGGTTCAAATGGAGTGATCATGGGTGGTTCAGGTGGACATAGTGATACGGCGGCTGGTTCAAAACTCTCTATCGTAGTTACGAATCTTATGAAGTCCAGGCTTCCAATAATCAAGGATCAAGTGACGACGATTACAACCCCGGGAGAGAGTATTGATGTTGTTGTGACGGAACGAGGAATCGCAGTCAATCCTAGACGAGCGGATTTAATTGAAAAACTCAGGAATACGAACCTTCCACTTGTGACCATCGACGAATTAAAAACCATGGCTGAGAAAATTACTGGAGTACCAAAAGGTGTACAAGCTTTGGAAAAGATCGTGGCCGTGGTGGAATATCGGGATGGAAGCGTTATTGACGTCGTCAGGCAGGTGAAGGATGTACGGAGCTATGGTAGAGATTAA